In the Burkholderia cenocepacia genome, one interval contains:
- a CDS encoding porin yields the protein MKKRVAFAMTAVGLAAATAAHAQSSVTLYGIVDNGIAWQNNSSAVGATSGGHSKVQMSTGVWAGSRFGLKGSEDLGGGTKAIFQLEAGVNTANGSSQWTNGIFTRQAWVGLTNATYGTLTAGRQYTAYYTLLSPYSPTTWLTGYYGAHPGDIDSLDTSYRANNSLVYMSPKFYGFTVGGSYSFGGVAGATNRGSTWSAAIQYLNGPAGIAVGYQKVNNSTLGGGVWGANSTVQNGLTAAGDGNQPAVSSINNGYATAQSQQRIAVTAGYQFTPAWDISASYSNVQYTPGTGSFFRNKAIFNTAGAVLHWKAAAQWDFAAGYSYTAATQSNGITSSAKYHQVTLSQYYSLSKRTGLYAVEAYQHASGNTLNGRGNAIISATTSIGDGVGAGSKQNQIGVGVGMIHRF from the coding sequence ATGAAAAAGCGCGTCGCTTTCGCCATGACGGCAGTCGGTCTCGCAGCCGCTACCGCCGCCCACGCCCAGAGCAGCGTGACCCTGTACGGTATCGTCGACAACGGTATCGCTTGGCAGAACAACTCGTCGGCAGTCGGCGCAACCTCGGGTGGTCACTCGAAGGTGCAGATGTCCACCGGCGTGTGGGCAGGCAGCCGCTTCGGCCTGAAGGGCAGCGAAGATCTCGGCGGCGGCACGAAGGCGATTTTCCAGTTGGAAGCCGGCGTCAACACGGCTAATGGCTCGTCGCAGTGGACCAACGGCATCTTCACGCGTCAGGCATGGGTTGGCCTGACCAACGCCACGTACGGTACGCTGACGGCCGGCCGCCAGTACACCGCGTACTACACGCTGCTGTCGCCGTACAGCCCGACGACCTGGCTGACCGGTTACTACGGCGCGCACCCGGGCGATATCGATTCGCTGGATACCAGCTACCGCGCGAACAACTCGCTCGTCTACATGTCGCCGAAGTTCTACGGCTTCACGGTCGGCGGTTCGTACTCGTTCGGCGGCGTCGCAGGCGCGACGAACCGCGGCTCGACGTGGAGCGCGGCGATCCAGTACCTGAACGGCCCGGCAGGCATCGCGGTCGGCTATCAGAAGGTCAACAACTCGACGCTCGGCGGCGGCGTGTGGGGCGCGAACTCGACGGTCCAGAACGGCCTGACGGCAGCGGGCGACGGCAACCAGCCGGCAGTCTCGTCGATCAACAACGGCTACGCGACCGCGCAATCGCAGCAGCGTATCGCCGTGACGGCGGGCTACCAGTTCACGCCGGCATGGGATATTTCGGCGTCGTACTCGAACGTCCAGTACACGCCGGGCACGGGTTCGTTCTTCCGGAACAAGGCAATCTTCAACACGGCTGGCGCCGTGCTGCACTGGAAGGCAGCTGCTCAGTGGGACTTCGCGGCAGGCTACTCGTACACGGCCGCAACGCAGTCGAACGGCATCACGAGCTCGGCCAAGTACCACCAGGTCACGCTGTCGCAGTACTACAGCCTGTCGAAGCGCACGGGCCTGTACGCGGTTGAGGCTTACCAGCACGCAAGCGGCAACACGCTGAACGGCCGCGGCAACGCAATCATCTCGGCGACCACGTCGATCGGTGACGGCGTGGGCGCAGGTTCGAAGCAGAACCAGATCGGCGTCGGCGTCGGCATGATCCACCGCTTCTAA
- a CDS encoding glycoside hydrolase family 68 protein, whose protein sequence is MTYFPLFRPVAAKRLLLAGGALAAFASVAHAQSGGTGAPVPTPHTQQAYDPEGNFTMRWTRADIRQIVAQSHTAGADKNSLPQALTMPDIPQDFPLINSNVWVWDTWPLADLRANQLSYKGWEVIFSLTADPHAGYTFDDRHVHARIGFFYRRAGIPASQRPANGGWTWGGHLFPDGASARVFGTAPMTNNAEWSGSARLTNGSNVSLYYTATSFNRSAPGGADITPPQAIITRADGNIHADDKHVWFTGFDDHKALLQPDGNYYQTGQQNTYFSFRDPFVFTDPAHPGKTYMVFEGNTGGPRGARTCTEADLGYAPNDPNREDLNAVMNSGAVYQKANVGLAVATNPQLTAWKFLPPILSANCVDDQTERPQIYLKDGKYYLFTISHRTTMAAGVDGPDGVYGFVGNGIRSDFLPLNGGSGLVLGNPTDFSAPAGAPYSQDPNQNPREFQSYSHYVMPGGLVESFIDAIGPRRGGTLAPTVKVNINGTSTAVDRTYGRGGLGGYGDIPANLPATGAGHNDGNGQGN, encoded by the coding sequence ATGACATACTTTCCCCTTTTCCGTCCGGTCGCGGCCAAACGTTTGCTTCTCGCTGGCGGCGCACTCGCCGCCTTCGCGTCCGTCGCGCACGCGCAGTCCGGCGGCACGGGCGCGCCCGTGCCCACGCCCCATACCCAGCAAGCCTACGATCCCGAAGGCAACTTCACGATGCGCTGGACGCGGGCGGACATCCGCCAGATCGTCGCGCAGTCGCACACCGCCGGCGCCGACAAGAACTCGCTGCCGCAAGCGCTGACGATGCCGGACATCCCGCAGGATTTCCCGCTGATCAACTCGAACGTGTGGGTGTGGGACACATGGCCGCTGGCCGACCTGCGCGCGAACCAGCTCAGCTACAAGGGCTGGGAGGTGATCTTCTCGCTCACCGCCGATCCGCACGCGGGCTACACGTTCGACGACCGTCACGTCCACGCCCGCATCGGCTTCTTCTATCGCCGGGCCGGCATCCCCGCGTCGCAGCGCCCCGCGAACGGCGGCTGGACCTGGGGCGGCCACCTGTTCCCCGACGGCGCGAGCGCCCGGGTGTTCGGCACCGCGCCGATGACCAACAACGCCGAATGGTCGGGCTCCGCGCGCCTCACGAACGGCAGCAACGTCAGCCTCTACTACACCGCGACGTCGTTCAACCGCTCGGCGCCCGGCGGCGCCGACATCACGCCGCCGCAGGCGATCATCACGCGCGCCGACGGCAACATCCACGCCGACGACAAGCACGTGTGGTTCACCGGCTTCGACGATCACAAGGCGCTGCTGCAGCCGGACGGCAACTACTACCAGACCGGCCAGCAGAACACCTACTTCTCGTTCCGCGATCCGTTCGTGTTCACCGACCCCGCGCATCCGGGCAAGACCTACATGGTGTTCGAAGGCAACACCGGCGGCCCGCGCGGCGCGCGCACCTGCACCGAGGCCGATCTCGGCTACGCGCCGAACGATCCGAACCGCGAAGATCTCAACGCGGTGATGAATTCGGGCGCAGTGTATCAAAAGGCCAACGTCGGCCTGGCGGTCGCGACGAACCCGCAACTGACCGCGTGGAAGTTCCTGCCGCCGATCCTGTCGGCGAACTGCGTCGACGACCAGACCGAGCGCCCGCAGATCTACCTGAAGGACGGCAAGTACTACCTGTTCACGATCAGCCACCGCACGACGATGGCGGCCGGCGTCGACGGCCCGGATGGCGTGTACGGCTTCGTCGGCAACGGCATCCGCAGCGACTTCCTGCCGCTGAACGGCGGCAGCGGCCTCGTGCTCGGCAACCCGACCGACTTCTCCGCACCGGCCGGCGCGCCGTACTCGCAGGACCCGAACCAGAACCCGCGCGAATTCCAGTCGTATTCGCACTACGTGATGCCGGGCGGGCTCGTCGAGTCGTTCATCGATGCGATCGGCCCGCGCCGCGGCGGCACGCTCGCGCCCACGGTGAAGGTGAACATCAACGGCACGTCGACGGCGGTCGACCGCACGTATGGACGCGGCGGCCTCGGCGGCTACGGCGACATCCCGGCGAACCTGCCGGCGACGGGGGCCGGCCACAACGACGGCAACGGCCAGGGCAACTAG
- a CDS encoding squalene/phytoene synthase family protein, with amino-acid sequence MTTHTDPAYLLGELLKNVSRSFYLTLRVLPDGMRDPVGLAYLLARAADTIADTALVAPDRRAALLTDLRDDIERLGDGAALSRSLEDVTRMQTDSHEHLLLGSMAPMLALLRAQPEADRASIRKVVATLTAGMEFDLRTFPHEQSGQVASLPTRDMLDRYTYLVAGCVGEFWTDMTGAHTRAARGWDLPHMREKGIRFGKALQMTNILRDCAKDLRIGRCYLPDDVLGAHGLVVADLMQPEASERARGVLVDLLRVALDQYRDACLYTLAIPRRFVRLRLACLWPIMIGLETLELLAGHAAWLDPAKPAKVPRKRVYRIMAASLALVGSNTAVRSRLTALADAVTAQLARPATQH; translated from the coding sequence ATGACGACCCATACCGATCCCGCCTATCTGCTCGGCGAGCTGCTGAAGAACGTTTCCCGCTCCTTCTACCTGACGCTGCGCGTGCTGCCCGACGGCATGCGCGACCCGGTCGGCCTCGCGTATCTGCTCGCGCGCGCGGCCGACACGATCGCCGACACGGCGCTCGTCGCGCCCGATCGCCGCGCGGCGCTGCTGACCGACCTGCGCGACGACATCGAACGGCTCGGCGACGGCGCGGCGCTGTCGCGTTCGCTCGAGGACGTGACGCGGATGCAGACCGATTCGCACGAACACCTGCTGCTCGGTTCGATGGCGCCGATGCTCGCGCTGCTGCGCGCGCAGCCGGAGGCCGATCGCGCGTCGATCCGCAAGGTCGTCGCGACGCTCACCGCGGGGATGGAGTTCGACCTGCGCACGTTTCCGCACGAGCAGTCGGGGCAGGTCGCATCGCTGCCCACGCGCGACATGCTCGACCGCTACACGTACCTGGTCGCCGGCTGCGTCGGCGAATTCTGGACCGACATGACGGGCGCGCACACGCGCGCCGCGCGCGGCTGGGATCTGCCGCACATGCGCGAGAAGGGAATCCGTTTCGGCAAGGCGCTGCAGATGACCAACATCCTGCGCGACTGCGCGAAGGACCTGCGCATCGGCCGCTGCTACCTGCCCGACGACGTGCTGGGCGCACACGGGCTCGTGGTGGCCGACCTGATGCAGCCGGAAGCATCGGAACGTGCGCGCGGCGTGCTGGTCGACCTGCTGCGCGTCGCACTCGACCAGTATCGCGACGCCTGCCTGTATACGCTCGCGATTCCGCGTCGTTTCGTGCGGCTGCGGCTCGCCTGCCTGTGGCCGATCATGATCGGCCTCGAAACGCTCGAACTGCTGGCCGGCCACGCGGCGTGGCTCGACCCGGCGAAGCCGGCCAAGGTGCCGAGAAAGCGCGTCTACCGGATCATGGCGGCGTCGCTCGCGCTGGTCGGCTCGAACACGGCGGTCCGTTCGCGTCTGACCGCGCTCGCCGATGCGGTGACCGCGCAGCTCGCGCGCCCCGCCACGCAGCACTGA
- a CDS encoding glycoside hydrolase family 32 protein, with translation MNSTSFRFFVRLVRLLFACLACTQAVAAPCHAPPDNGTPQWRPALHYTPQRNWMNDPNGLVYANGRYHLFYQYNPLGNDWGNMSWGHATSTDLVHWREQPVAMRANATEEIFSGSIVADTLNTSGLGTPGHTPLVALYTSVYKPGSGHAPGIQAQSLAYSLDQGTTWQPYAHNPVLTLDPESKEFRDPKVSWYAAGGYWLMTTVVADAHVVKLYRSDDLIHWSFLSDFTLPDVPHAGALWEMPDLVPLPLDGDPRRIKWVMIVNVNPWSIAGGSGAMYFVGNFDGRTFVPDRVAPAGSDPAQFRWVDHGADFYAAGTFSGAPGARPVAIAWMSNWDYAAKVPTTPWRGATTLPRELSLKTIDGEPTLIVAPAAAFDAWADGRPAVHEGDLTVDSATRALSAATRGVVQRITVTISPQRAARAGLIVRRSADGSIGTRIVYDTAKRTLTLDRAQSGEANFAGTFSREHIVDLPLEHGQLRLEIVVDRGSVEVFANGGRVALTDLIFPPLDADRVAVFAEQGRATFAGLTVTQLKTGDDTRGACASR, from the coding sequence ATGAATTCGACGTCTTTCCGCTTTTTCGTCCGGCTCGTCCGGCTGCTGTTCGCCTGCCTGGCCTGCACGCAGGCCGTCGCCGCGCCGTGCCACGCGCCGCCCGACAACGGCACGCCGCAATGGCGGCCCGCCCTCCACTACACGCCGCAACGCAACTGGATGAACGATCCGAACGGGCTCGTCTACGCGAACGGCCGCTATCACCTGTTCTATCAGTACAACCCGCTCGGCAACGACTGGGGCAACATGTCGTGGGGGCACGCGACCAGCACCGACCTCGTCCACTGGCGCGAGCAGCCGGTCGCGATGCGCGCGAACGCCACCGAGGAAATCTTCTCCGGCTCGATCGTCGCCGACACCCTGAACACGTCCGGCCTCGGCACGCCGGGCCACACGCCGCTCGTCGCGCTTTATACGAGCGTCTACAAGCCCGGCTCGGGTCACGCGCCCGGCATCCAGGCGCAATCGCTCGCGTACAGCCTCGATCAGGGCACGACCTGGCAGCCGTATGCGCACAACCCGGTGCTGACGCTCGATCCGGAATCGAAGGAATTTCGTGACCCGAAAGTGTCGTGGTATGCGGCGGGCGGCTACTGGTTGATGACGACGGTCGTTGCCGACGCGCACGTCGTGAAGCTCTATCGTTCCGACGACCTGATCCACTGGTCGTTCCTGAGCGACTTCACGCTGCCTGACGTGCCGCATGCGGGCGCGCTGTGGGAAATGCCGGATCTCGTACCGTTGCCGCTCGACGGCGATCCCCGCCGCATCAAGTGGGTGATGATCGTCAACGTGAATCCGTGGTCGATCGCCGGCGGTTCCGGCGCGATGTACTTCGTCGGCAACTTCGACGGCCGCACGTTCGTGCCCGACCGCGTCGCGCCCGCCGGTTCGGACCCCGCGCAATTCCGCTGGGTCGATCACGGCGCCGATTTTTACGCGGCCGGCACGTTCTCCGGCGCACCCGGCGCCCGGCCGGTCGCGATCGCATGGATGAGCAACTGGGATTACGCGGCCAAGGTGCCGACCACCCCATGGCGCGGCGCGACCACGCTGCCGCGCGAACTGTCGCTGAAGACGATCGACGGCGAGCCGACCCTCATCGTCGCGCCGGCCGCCGCCTTCGACGCATGGGCCGACGGCCGGCCCGCCGTGCATGAAGGCGACCTGACGGTCGACTCCGCTACCCGCGCGCTGTCGGCCGCGACGCGCGGCGTCGTCCAGCGCATCACGGTGACGATCTCGCCGCAGCGTGCCGCGCGCGCGGGCCTGATCGTCCGGCGCTCGGCCGACGGCTCGATCGGCACCCGGATCGTGTACGACACGGCGAAGCGCACGCTGACGCTCGACCGTGCGCAATCCGGCGAAGCGAATTTCGCCGGCACGTTCAGCCGCGAACACATCGTCGATCTGCCGCTCGAACACGGGCAACTGCGGCTCGAAATCGTCGTCGATCGCGGCTCGGTCGAAGTATTCGCGAACGGCGGCCGCGTCGCGCTGACGGACCTGATCTTTCCGCCGCTCGACGCGGATCGCGTGGCCGTGTTCGCCGAGCAAGGCCGCGCGACGTTCGCGGGGTTGACGGTGACGCAGTTGAAAACCGGCGACGACACGCGCGGCGCCTGTGCGTCACGATAG
- a CDS encoding cupin domain-containing protein translates to MIRSPLHRVALYAGLVLAAALPAAAHAHDAADSVHAIMQQAVPEAPGKLVVVATVDYAPGQASEAHKHLGSVFAVVSKGEVLSQVNGGPLRRYRAGEGWYEPPGSRHQVSRNASATEPAQLVVFGLTGEHQPLKSPIDQ, encoded by the coding sequence ATGATCCGCTCTCCGCTCCATCGCGTCGCGCTGTACGCCGGGCTCGTGCTGGCCGCGGCGCTGCCGGCCGCCGCCCATGCGCACGACGCCGCCGACAGCGTGCACGCGATCATGCAGCAAGCCGTGCCCGAGGCGCCCGGCAAACTGGTGGTCGTCGCGACGGTCGACTATGCGCCCGGTCAGGCGTCCGAAGCGCACAAGCACCTCGGCTCGGTGTTCGCCGTCGTGTCGAAAGGCGAAGTGCTGTCGCAGGTGAACGGCGGCCCGCTGCGCCGCTATCGCGCCGGCGAAGGCTGGTACGAGCCGCCTGGCTCGCGCCATCAGGTGTCGCGCAACGCGAGCGCGACCGAGCCCGCGCAGCTCGTGGTGTTCGGGCTGACGGGCGAGCATCAGCCGCTGAAGTCGCCGATCGATCAGTGA
- a CDS encoding PLP-dependent aminotransferase family protein: protein MDIAIRIEGRHDLTGQIFRQLRTAIVDGRLEGGARLPSTRDLAKQLGVSRKTTLDAFERLVAEGYLTTRIGDGTFVADGLARVPHAAVTSAPSIVDERPRIDAVDARALWNDLPDALAMPAPQDSPGFDFRGGVTDKTLFPFDAWRRCLHHALRQQARGPGQYHDPAGDPQLRGAIARYAGFSRAVACSWDDVLVTQGAQQALDLLARVVVRPGDVVAVEDPGYPPARAAFASLGATVIGVPVDAQGLVTERLPDDARLVYVTPSHQFPLGMPMTLERRVALLEWAQRRRAVIIEDDYDGEFRFEGRPVESLKSLDRTGLVAYVGTFSKTIFPELRIGDAIPPRALRGALAKAKQIVDWHTCTLTQAALARFMHEGDFARHLKRVQKHYDARRKMLVAHLRGALAPWFDAIVPTAGIHLAAHLKPGLDEAALVRAARAQDIGLYGISAFHVGVPVRPGLLFGYGGIDALRIDTALAKVAGLLDAGTVGGSPLVT, encoded by the coding sequence ATGGACATCGCGATCCGCATCGAAGGCCGTCACGACCTGACGGGGCAAATCTTCCGGCAACTGCGCACCGCGATCGTCGACGGGCGTCTCGAAGGCGGTGCGCGGCTGCCGTCGACGCGCGATCTCGCGAAACAACTCGGCGTGTCGCGCAAGACGACGCTCGACGCATTCGAGCGCCTGGTGGCCGAGGGCTACCTGACTACGCGCATCGGCGACGGCACGTTCGTCGCCGACGGCCTCGCGCGCGTGCCGCACGCCGCGGTGACATCGGCGCCGTCGATCGTCGACGAGCGGCCGCGCATCGATGCGGTCGATGCGCGCGCGCTGTGGAACGACCTGCCCGACGCGCTCGCGATGCCCGCGCCGCAGGATTCGCCCGGCTTCGACTTTCGCGGCGGCGTGACCGACAAGACGCTGTTCCCGTTCGACGCATGGCGGCGCTGCCTGCATCACGCGCTGCGCCAGCAGGCGCGCGGCCCCGGCCAGTACCACGATCCGGCCGGCGATCCGCAATTGCGCGGCGCGATCGCGCGCTACGCGGGATTCAGCCGCGCGGTCGCCTGCAGCTGGGACGACGTGCTCGTCACGCAAGGCGCGCAGCAGGCGCTCGACCTGCTCGCGCGCGTCGTCGTGCGGCCGGGCGACGTCGTCGCGGTCGAGGACCCCGGCTATCCGCCCGCGCGCGCCGCGTTCGCGTCGCTCGGCGCGACGGTGATCGGCGTGCCGGTCGATGCCCAGGGACTCGTCACGGAACGGCTGCCGGACGACGCGCGGCTCGTCTACGTGACGCCGTCGCATCAGTTCCCGCTCGGCATGCCGATGACGCTCGAGCGCCGCGTCGCGCTGCTCGAATGGGCGCAGCGCCGCCGCGCGGTGATCATCGAGGACGATTACGACGGCGAATTCCGCTTCGAGGGCCGGCCGGTCGAATCGCTGAAGAGCCTCGACCGCACGGGCCTCGTCGCGTACGTCGGCACGTTCTCGAAGACGATCTTTCCCGAACTGCGGATCGGCGACGCGATTCCGCCGCGCGCGCTGCGCGGCGCGCTGGCCAAGGCGAAGCAGATCGTCGACTGGCACACCTGCACGCTGACGCAGGCGGCGCTCGCGCGCTTCATGCACGAAGGCGATTTCGCGCGGCACCTGAAACGCGTGCAGAAGCACTACGACGCGCGCCGCAAGATGCTGGTCGCGCACCTGCGCGGCGCACTCGCGCCGTGGTTCGATGCGATCGTGCCGACCGCCGGCATTCATCTCGCCGCGCACCTGAAGCCGGGGCTCGACGAAGCGGCGCTGGTCCGCGCCGCACGGGCGCAAGACATCGGCCTGTACGGGATCTCCGCGTTCCACGTGGGCGTGCCGGTGCGCCCGGGGCTGCTGTTCGGCTATGGCGGGATCGACGCGCTGCGCATCGACACGGCGCTCGCGAAGGTGGCGGGATTGCTGGATGCCGGCACGGTGGGTGGGTCGCCGCTGGTTACCTGA
- a CDS encoding LysR family transcriptional regulator, producing the protein MLSEDELALLDAIRATGSLSRAAARLGKAPSTVSHAARQLETRFDALLFDRRGYRLQLTPAGQLLTDEAARLALDVARLTQRVRQVASGWEDRLWIVSDEVLEFDTLLPVVRAFDALDSGVSLRFTHEVLGGTWEALRDGRADLVVGATNEPPAMPGLKWFELGAMEWVFAVSPRHPLAAASGVLTRDAIGAHRSVVVADSSRRAAGRAYGLLGGQAVLAVPSMRAKILAQRDALGVGWVPRRRVASLLARGELVEKQTADPREPNLLYVAWHGDRDGRALQWWLEQLREPRLARRLLDGIDVIG; encoded by the coding sequence ATGCTGTCCGAAGACGAACTGGCGCTGCTCGACGCGATCCGCGCCACCGGCAGCCTGTCGCGTGCCGCCGCGCGGCTCGGCAAGGCGCCGTCGACGGTGTCGCATGCGGCGCGCCAGCTCGAAACGCGGTTCGACGCGCTGCTGTTCGACCGGCGCGGCTACCGGCTGCAGCTCACGCCGGCCGGACAATTGCTGACCGACGAGGCGGCGCGGCTGGCGCTCGACGTCGCCCGGCTGACGCAGCGCGTGCGGCAGGTCGCGAGCGGCTGGGAGGACCGGCTGTGGATCGTCAGCGACGAGGTGCTGGAGTTCGATACGCTCCTGCCGGTCGTCCGCGCGTTCGATGCGCTCGATTCCGGCGTGTCGCTGCGTTTCACGCACGAGGTGCTTGGTGGAACCTGGGAAGCGTTGCGCGACGGCCGCGCGGATCTGGTCGTCGGCGCGACCAACGAGCCGCCGGCGATGCCGGGCCTCAAATGGTTCGAACTCGGCGCGATGGAGTGGGTGTTCGCGGTGTCGCCGCGCCATCCGCTGGCGGCCGCGAGCGGGGTGCTGACGCGCGACGCGATCGGTGCGCACCGCTCGGTCGTCGTCGCCGATTCGTCACGGCGGGCAGCCGGCCGCGCGTATGGCCTGCTCGGCGGGCAGGCGGTGCTCGCGGTGCCGTCGATGCGCGCGAAGATCCTTGCGCAGCGCGATGCGCTCGGCGTCGGCTGGGTGCCGCGCCGGCGCGTCGCGTCGCTGCTCGCGCGCGGCGAACTGGTCGAGAAGCAGACGGCCGATCCGCGCGAGCCGAATCTGCTGTACGTCGCGTGGCACGGCGATCGTGACGGCCGCGCGCTGCAATGGTGGCTGGAGCAACTGCGCGAGCCGCGGCTCGCGCGGCGGCTGCTCGACGGGATCGATGTGATCGGGTGA
- a CDS encoding carboxymuconolactone decarboxylase family protein yields MQPRLNFYAASPNAIKVMRNAEEFLAKSSIEKPLAELVRLRASQINGCAFCVDMHTTDARKGGETDRRLATVVTWRETPFFTERERAALEWTEALTLVASNHVPDAVWEAVKPHFTDEELFDLSMLIATINSWNRFAIAFRKMPE; encoded by the coding sequence ATGCAACCGCGCCTGAACTTCTATGCCGCCAGCCCGAATGCGATCAAGGTGATGCGCAACGCCGAGGAATTCCTCGCGAAGAGCTCGATCGAGAAGCCGCTCGCCGAACTCGTCCGCCTGCGCGCGTCGCAGATCAACGGCTGCGCGTTCTGCGTCGACATGCACACGACCGACGCGCGCAAGGGCGGCGAAACCGACCGCCGTCTCGCGACCGTCGTCACGTGGCGCGAAACGCCGTTCTTCACCGAGCGCGAACGCGCGGCGCTGGAATGGACCGAGGCGCTGACGCTGGTGGCCAGCAACCACGTGCCCGACGCCGTCTGGGAAGCCGTGAAGCCGCATTTCACCGACGAGGAGCTGTTCGACCTGTCGATGCTGATCGCGACGATCAACTCGTGGAACCGCTTCGCGATCGCGTTCCGCAAGATGCCCGAGTGA
- a CDS encoding SDR family oxidoreductase, with protein sequence MQRFEGKTVLVTGGNSGIGLAAAKGFAAEGARVIITGRDAETLEAARQTLGEGALAIRNEAGSVVSARALADALAAAGVRLDAVFVNAGVAKLAPFADSDEAMWDLVFNTNVKGAYFQIQSLVPLLNRGASIVINGSINAHIGMPGSSVYAASKAAVNSFAKTLSTELLPHGVRVNVVSPGPVQTPLYGKLGLDAATLDATADKIKGLVPIGRFGTPDEIASTVLHLSAPESAFIVGAEIIASGGMGLL encoded by the coding sequence ATGCAACGCTTCGAAGGAAAGACGGTCCTCGTCACGGGCGGCAACAGCGGCATCGGCCTGGCGGCCGCCAAGGGGTTCGCGGCCGAAGGCGCGCGAGTCATCATCACCGGGCGCGACGCCGAAACGCTGGAAGCCGCCCGTCAAACGCTCGGCGAAGGCGCGCTGGCGATTCGCAACGAAGCCGGCAGCGTCGTGTCGGCTCGCGCGCTGGCCGACGCGCTTGCCGCCGCCGGCGTGCGGCTCGACGCCGTATTCGTCAACGCGGGCGTCGCGAAACTCGCACCGTTCGCCGACAGCGACGAAGCGATGTGGGATCTCGTGTTCAACACCAATGTGAAGGGCGCGTATTTCCAGATCCAGTCGCTCGTGCCGCTGCTGAATCGCGGCGCATCGATCGTGATCAACGGCTCGATCAACGCGCATATCGGGATGCCCGGCTCGTCGGTGTACGCGGCGAGCAAGGCGGCCGTCAATTCGTTCGCGAAGACGCTGTCGACGGAACTGCTGCCGCATGGCGTGCGCGTGAACGTGGTGAGCCCGGGGCCCGTGCAGACGCCGCTGTACGGCAAGCTCGGGCTCGACGCGGCGACGCTCGACGCGACGGCCGACAAGATCAAGGGCCTCGTGCCGATCGGCCGGTTCGGCACGCCGGACGAAATCGCGTCGACGGTGCTGCACCTGAGCGCGCCGGAATCCGCGTTCATCGTCGGCGCGGAAATCATCGCGTCGGGCGGGATGGGGTTGCTCTAA